The Opitutales bacterium ASA1 genome window below encodes:
- the rpe gene encoding ribulose-phosphate 3-epimerase, with translation MLVLSAQSHTTGPMSKQRSILAPSILAADHADLASGVAQIDALALEWVHIDIMDGHFVPNYSFGPETVRALRSRTKLFFDVHLMLDNPHDYVEPFARAGADLISIHVEPVYDIAGTLARIRESGCKTGVVLNPATPAEAALPFLSIVDLVLVMTVQPGFGGQAFREEMLPKIRDLDTARRERALDFRLEVDGGIDLGTAARCAAAGADTFVCGTSFFRAKNQAEFAAAISAL, from the coding sequence TTGCTCGTCCTCTCCGCGCAGTCGCACACTACCGGTCCGATGTCGAAGCAGCGATCGATTCTCGCTCCCTCCATTCTCGCCGCGGACCACGCCGACCTAGCGTCCGGCGTGGCCCAGATCGATGCACTCGCCCTGGAGTGGGTGCACATCGACATCATGGACGGCCACTTTGTGCCCAACTACTCGTTCGGACCGGAGACCGTGCGAGCGCTTCGCAGCCGCACGAAGCTCTTCTTCGACGTGCACCTGATGCTCGACAACCCGCACGACTACGTGGAGCCGTTCGCACGCGCCGGTGCGGACTTGATCTCCATCCACGTCGAGCCCGTGTACGACATCGCTGGAACTCTCGCGCGGATCCGCGAATCGGGGTGCAAGACGGGTGTCGTCCTCAACCCCGCGACTCCGGCGGAAGCAGCGCTTCCATTCCTTTCGATCGTCGATCTCGTGCTCGTCATGACCGTGCAACCCGGTTTCGGCGGACAAGCGTTCCGCGAGGAGATGCTCCCCAAGATCCGCGATCTGGATACGGCCCGTCGGGAGCGCGCGCTCGACTTTCGTCTCGAGGTGGACGGTGGCATCGACCTCGGCACTGCGGCCCGTTGCGCCGCCGCCGGAGCCGACACGTTCGTGTGCGGCACGTCGTTCTTCCGCGCGAAGAATCAGGCCGAGTTCGCCGCTGCGATCAGCGCACTTTGA